A genomic window from Streptomyces sp. MST-110588 includes:
- a CDS encoding GlxA family transcriptional regulator: protein MEQRDVLVVLFEGVQSLDVTGPVEVFTGASRCVPGSYRVRTATLDGGPVRTSSDLTLAPDLSLADAGAPDILLMPGGRGTRAPDPRLVAWLREHAPHARRKVSVCTGAFLFAAAGLLDGRRATTHWTRCAALAENFPAVRVDPDPIYVRDGDVATSAGVTAGIDLALALVEEDLGRDTALAVARHLVVFLRRPGNQRQFSVQLAAQTAERRPLRDVQQWITENPAADLSVEALAQRASLSPRHFARAFRAEVGMTPGRYVDRVRIEAARRLLEDTADGVEEISRRCGYGTPESMRRAFVRTLGAAPAEYRRRFRTVPVGLPSAPLASTYRR from the coding sequence ATGGAACAGCGCGACGTGCTGGTCGTCCTCTTCGAGGGCGTCCAGAGTCTTGATGTGACCGGCCCGGTCGAGGTGTTCACGGGGGCCTCGCGGTGCGTCCCCGGCTCCTACCGGGTCCGTACCGCCACCCTTGACGGCGGCCCGGTCCGTACCTCCAGCGACCTGACCCTGGCCCCGGACCTCTCGCTGGCGGACGCCGGGGCGCCGGACATCCTCCTGATGCCGGGCGGGCGCGGCACCCGCGCCCCGGACCCGCGGCTGGTCGCCTGGCTGCGCGAGCACGCGCCGCACGCCCGGCGCAAGGTGTCGGTGTGCACCGGGGCGTTCCTGTTCGCCGCGGCCGGACTGCTGGACGGACGGCGCGCTACGACCCACTGGACGCGCTGTGCGGCCCTGGCCGAGAACTTCCCCGCCGTGCGCGTCGACCCGGACCCGATCTACGTACGGGACGGCGACGTGGCCACCTCCGCGGGCGTCACGGCCGGCATCGACCTGGCCCTGGCCCTGGTGGAGGAGGACCTGGGCCGGGACACGGCCCTGGCCGTCGCCCGTCACCTCGTGGTCTTCCTGCGCCGGCCCGGCAACCAGCGGCAGTTCTCCGTCCAGCTCGCCGCGCAGACCGCCGAACGCCGCCCGCTGCGCGACGTACAGCAGTGGATCACCGAGAACCCGGCCGCCGACCTGTCCGTCGAGGCCCTGGCACAGCGCGCGAGCCTCTCGCCGCGCCACTTCGCCCGTGCCTTTCGCGCGGAGGTCGGCATGACGCCGGGCCGCTACGTCGACCGGGTACGTATCGAGGCCGCCCGCCGCCTCCTGGAGGACACCGCCGACGGCGTCGAGGAGATCTCCCGCCGCTGCGGCTACGGCACGCCGGAATCGATGCGCCGGGCGTTCG